A single region of the Cucumis melo cultivar AY chromosome 3, USDA_Cmelo_AY_1.0, whole genome shotgun sequence genome encodes:
- the LOC103504364 gene encoding uncharacterized protein LOC103504364 isoform X1, which translates to MDQELFFPSPHALLIILASSFLLLPSISSQVCQKTCGDIPLRYPFGSGSGCGDSRFHPSITCNDHQQLIFTTHTGCYPISNIDYTNQVLYISDPTMSTCACNQPSKGFGLDWDAPFTFHGDTIFALLDCSSSSPVYSPTGMFNDRNNNNNSSRVSLCDSSRGMPICGFLYGCKPIVSLNIPISGCCVYTPVNFGPSFEMDLEKLKCGSYSGFYSFNGRETDAESWKYGIAIKYKFAIDNVYPSWCSSCEQSGGVCGYSGPVGSFICNCPPGFNTTTNCFFGASFNGVSKFLPFQLPWICMIIFLGWLLVWSSTF; encoded by the exons ATGGATCAGGAACTCTTCTTCCCTTCTCCTCATGCATTGCTAATAATCCTCGCATCATCCTTCCTCCTCCTCCCCTCCATCTCCTCCCAAGTTTGCCAAAAGACCTGCGGCGACATCCCGCTTCGTTACCCTTTCGGTAGCGGCAGCGGGTGCGGTGACTCACGATTCCACCCCTCCATCACTTGCAATGATCATCAACAACTAATCTTCACAACTCACACTGGCTGCTACCCCATCTCCAACATAGATTACACCAACCAAGTCCTCTACATCTCCGACCCGACCATGTCGACCTGCGCTTGCAACCAACCGAGCAAAGGGTTCGGCCTCGATTGGGATGCCCCTTTCACCTTCCACGGTGACACCATCTTCGCTCTACTCGACTGCTCAAGCTCCTCCCCTGTTTACTCCCCAACCGGTATGTTCAACGACcgaaacaacaacaacaactcATCTCGAGTGTCGCTTTGCGACAGCAGCCGAGGAATGCCGATTTGTGGATTCTTGTATGGGTGTAAGCCAATAGTGAGCCTTAATATTCCAATATCAGGATGTTGTGTTTATACACCTGTGAATTTTGGGCCTTCTTTTGAGATGGATTTGGAGAAGCTTAAGTGTGGTTCTTATTCTGGGTTTTATAGCTTTAATGGAAGAGAAACAGATGCTGAGAGCTGGAAATATGGAATTGCTATTAAGTATAAATTTGCAATTGATAATGTCTATCCAAGTTGGTGTTCGAGTTGTGAACAGAGTGGTGGGGTTTGTGGGTATTCAGGTCCCGTTGGTTCGTTTATATGTAATTGTCCTCCTGGATTTAATACAACTACTAATTGTTTCTTTGGAGCTTCTTTCAACGGCGTTTCTAAGTTTCTTCCATTCCAACTTCCAT GGATTTGTATGATTATTTTCTTAGGATGGCTATTGGTTTGGTCTTCAACATTTTAG
- the LOC103504364 gene encoding wall-associated receptor kinase-like 20 isoform X2 has protein sequence MDQELFFPSPHALLIILASSFLLLPSISSQVCQKTCGDIPLRYPFGSGSGCGDSRFHPSITCNDHQQLIFTTHTGCYPISNIDYTNQVLYISDPTMSTCACNQPSKGFGLDWDAPFTFHGDTIFALLDCSSSSPVYSPTGMFNDRNNNNNSSRVSLCDSSRGMPICGFLYGCKPIVSLNIPISGCCVYTPVNFGPSFEMDLEKLKCGSYSGFYSFNGRETDAESWKYGIAIKYKFAIDNVYPSWCSSCEQSGGVCGYSGPVGSFICNCPPGFNTTTNCFFGASFNGVSKFLPFQLP, from the exons ATGGATCAGGAACTCTTCTTCCCTTCTCCTCATGCATTGCTAATAATCCTCGCATCATCCTTCCTCCTCCTCCCCTCCATCTCCTCCCAAGTTTGCCAAAAGACCTGCGGCGACATCCCGCTTCGTTACCCTTTCGGTAGCGGCAGCGGGTGCGGTGACTCACGATTCCACCCCTCCATCACTTGCAATGATCATCAACAACTAATCTTCACAACTCACACTGGCTGCTACCCCATCTCCAACATAGATTACACCAACCAAGTCCTCTACATCTCCGACCCGACCATGTCGACCTGCGCTTGCAACCAACCGAGCAAAGGGTTCGGCCTCGATTGGGATGCCCCTTTCACCTTCCACGGTGACACCATCTTCGCTCTACTCGACTGCTCAAGCTCCTCCCCTGTTTACTCCCCAACCGGTATGTTCAACGACcgaaacaacaacaacaactcATCTCGAGTGTCGCTTTGCGACAGCAGCCGAGGAATGCCGATTTGTGGATTCTTGTATGGGTGTAAGCCAATAGTGAGCCTTAATATTCCAATATCAGGATGTTGTGTTTATACACCTGTGAATTTTGGGCCTTCTTTTGAGATGGATTTGGAGAAGCTTAAGTGTGGTTCTTATTCTGGGTTTTATAGCTTTAATGGAAGAGAAACAGATGCTGAGAGCTGGAAATATGGAATTGCTATTAAGTATAAATTTGCAATTGATAATGTCTATCCAAGTTGGTGTTCGAGTTGTGAACAGAGTGGTGGGGTTTGTGGGTATTCAGGTCCCGTTGGTTCGTTTATATGTAATTGTCCTCCTGGATTTAATACAACTACTAATTGTTTCTTTGGAGCTTCTTTCAACGGCGTTTCTAAGTTTCTTCCATTCCAACTTCCAT GA
- the LOC103502589 gene encoding exocyst complex component EXO84A — MDAYSSFARGSFSSSIGDASELEANLPLKDRLKGFKSSKYDVDSYVTSKCQTMSEKEIKHLCSYLIDLKKASAEEMRKSVYANYGAFIRTSREISDLEGELLLLRNHLSTQAALIHGLAEGASIESLSGDIEDSILDHSSNETRELPTTDEWLVEFLDNLEVLLVEKRMDEALAALDKGEQIAQDSNCRKALSASALSTLEAAIRNQRQKLASLLEQTISQPSTRGVELRSAAQALKKLGDGSRAHMLLLSSHQQKLQRSLHSFRTSSNSGGGVYTAAISQFVFSTIAQAASDSLAVFGEEPAYASELVTWSVRQTDGFAVFLKRYVIGSSAAVGSLRIAAESVQICMGHCSLLEARGLALTPVLFRHFRPFIENAITANLRRIEQSSAALAAADDWLLAYSPVASRLFPRSSSTSSLASVVSQPKLSRSAHRFNTMVQEFVEDMGSLESLQLDALTLEGVLQVFNSYINLLITALSSSVENEMNLEGSATKIVRLAETEAQQIALLANASLLADELIPRAATKLFPHSRTETPRKAVERQSRVPEQREWKRRLQRSVDRLRDSFCRQHALELIFTEEGDTRLNAQMYLSMDGNENLEEPEWFPSQIFQVLFAKLTRIASMATEMFVGRERFATVLLMRLTETVILWLSEDQAFWEEVEEGPRPLGPFGLQQFYLDMEFVILFSSQGRYLSRNLHQVIKNIIARAIDSLASTGTDPYSALPEDDWFAEVAQIAIKMLTGKANFGNVDREATSPTASISAKSMSSVHSHGSN; from the exons atggATGCCTATTCCTCGTTTGCAAGAGGATCGTTCTCATCAAGCATAGGAGATGCTTCAGAACTGGAAGCAAATCTCCCACTCAAAGACAGATTAAAAGGCTTCAAATCCTCTAAATATGACGTTGATTCCTATGTCACCTCCAAATGCCAAACCATGTCCGAGAAGGAAATTAAGCATTTATGTTCTTACCTTATCGACCTCAAGAAGGCCTCTGCTGAAGAAATGCGTAAAAGCGTTTATGCCAATTATGGAGCTTTCATTCG TACATCTCGAGAGATTTCAGATCTTGAAGGCGAACTTCTTTTACTAAGAAATCATTTATCCACTCAAGCAGCTCTTATTCATGGTTTAGCCGAAGGAGCAAGCATTGAATCTCTTTCTGGAGATATTGAAGATTCGATTCTAGACCATTCTTCCAACGAAACACGTGAACTACCCACCACAGATGAATGGTTGGTGGAGTTTTTAGACAACCTTGAAGTTCTCTTGGTTGAGAAACGAATGGACGAAGCTCTCGCCGCTTTAGACAAAGGCGAACAAATAGCTCAAGATTCTAATTGTCGCAAGGCATTGAGTGCTTCTGCACTCTCCACATTAGAAGCTGCCATTCGAAACCAAAGACAAAAACTAGCTTCTCTCCTTGAGCAAACAATTTCCCAACCTTCCACACGAGGTGTGGAGCTTCGCTCTGCTGCTCAAGCTTTGAAAAAGCTCGGAGACGGTTCACGTGCACACATGTTGCTACTGAGTTCCCACCAACAGAAACTGCAGCGAAGCTTGCATAGTTTTAGGACATCAAGCAACTCAGGGGGAGGGGTATACACAGCAGCGATATCACAGTTTGTGTTCTCGACGATTGCTCAAGCGGCAAGTGATTCGTTGGCTGTGTTTGGGGAAGAGCCAGCTTACGCATCAGAGTTGGTGACTTGGTCTGTGAGACAAACGGATGGTTTTGCTGTGTTCTTGAAGAGGTATGTGATAGGTTCATCGGCAGCTGTGGGGAGTTTGAGGATTGCAGCTGAGAGTGTACAAATATGTATGGGGCATTGCTCGCTTTTGGAAGCTCGAGGGTTGGCACTTACGCCAGTGTTGTTTAGGCATTTTAGGCCATTTATTGAGAATGCCATAACAGCTAATTTGAGGAGAATTGAACAGAGCAGTGCTGCTTTAGCTGCAGCAGATGATTGGTTGCTTGCTTATTCCCCTGTTGCTTCTAGACTTTTTCCAAGGTCATCTTCGACTTCTTCGCTTGCTTCTGTTGTGTCACAGCCAAAGCTTTCAAGAAGTGCACATAGATTTAATACAATGGTTCAG GAATTTGTAGAAGATATGGGATCACTTGAAAGCCTACAATTAGATGCACTAACCTTGGAAGGAGTTCTTCAAGTATTCAACTCGTACATCAATTTACTCATAACAGCTCTCTCAAGTTCAGTCGAAAACGAGATGAATCTAGAAGGATCAGCAACGAAGATCGTACGCCTAGCCGAGACAGAAGCGCAACAAATAGCTCTACTAGCCAACGCCTCATTGCTAGCCGATGAGTTGATCCCTCGAGCGGCAACCAAGCTTTTTCCACATAGCAGAACTGAAACGCCAAGAAAAGCGGTAGAGAGGCAGAGCCGAGTGCCGGAGCAGAGAGAATGGAAGAGGAGATTGCAGCGGTCGGTGGATCGACTGAGGGATAGCTTCTGTCGGCAACATGCTCTAGAACTGATATTCACGGAAGAAGGAGATACGCGGCTAAATGCACAGATGTACTTGTCTATGGATGGGAATGAGAATCTGGAAGAGCCGGAGTGGTTTCCTTCACAAATATTTCAG GTGCTATTCGCGAAATTGACGAGGATTGCAAGTATGGCGACGGAGATGTTCGTCGGACGGGAGAGATTTGCAACAGTTCTTCTGATGAGACTGACCGAAACAGTGATATTATGGCTTTCCGAAGATCAAGCCTTTTGGGAAGAGGTTGAAGAAGGGCCTCGCCCTTTGGGCCCCTTCGGCCTTCAGCAA TTCTACTTAGATATGGAGTTCGTGATACTATTCTCATCGCAAGGTCGATATCTATCTCGGAACTTGCATCAAGTCATCAAGAACATCATAGCAAGAGCCATAGACTCCTTGGCTTCTACGGGTACAGATCCTTACAG TGCTCTGCCGGAGGATGATTGGTTCGCTGAGGTTGCTCAAATTGCAATCAAAATGCTGACCGGAAAAGCCAACTTTGGTAATGTGGATAGGGAAGCCACCAGCCCCACGGCTTCGATTTCTGCAAAATCCATGTCTTCTGTTCATTCTCATGGAAGTAATTAA
- the LOC103502591 gene encoding phytochrome A: MSSSRPSQSSSNSGRSRHSTRIIAQTSVDAKLHADFEESGNSFDYSSSVRVSSDVSGDHQPRSDKVTTAYLHHIQKGKLIQPFGCLLALDEKTFKVIAYSENAPEMLTMVSHAVPSMGDYPVLGIGTDVRTIFTAPSASALLKALGFGEVTLLNPILVHCKTSGKPFYAIVHRVTGSLIIDFEPVKPYEVPVTAAGALQSYKLAAKAITRLQSLPSGCMARLCDTMVQEVFELTGYDRVMAYKFHDDDHGEVISEVTKPGLEPYLGLHYPATDIPQAARFLFMKNKVRMIVDCRAKHLKVLQDEKLQFDLTLCGSTLRAPHSCHLQYMENMNSIASLVMAVVVNEGDEDAEGPALQQQKRKRLWGLVVCHNTSPRFVPFPLRYACEFLAQVFAIHVNKELELENQIIEKNILRTQTLLCDMLMRDAPLGIVSRSPNIMDLVKSDGAALLYKNKIWRLGMTPSDFHLRDIASWLSEYHMDSTGLSTDSLYDAGYPGALALGDEVCGMAAVRITTNDMIFWFRSHTASEIRWGGAKHEHGEKDDGRKMHPRSSFKAFLEVVKTRSLPWKDYEMDAIHSLQLILRNTFKDTDTDEINRKSIQMTLGDLKIEGRQELESVTSEMVRLIETATVPILAVDVDGSINGWNTKIAELTGLPVDKAIGKHLLTLVEDTSVEVVKKMLYLALQGQEEQNVQFEIKTHGSHIEVGSIRLVVNACASRDLRENVVGVCFVAQDITGQKMVMDKFTRLEGDYKAIVQNPNPLIPPIFGSDQFGWCSEWNPAMTKVTGWSREEVIDKMLLGEVFGAHKSCCRLKNQEAFVNLGVVLNNAMSGQDPEKVSFGFFARNGMYVECLLCVNKILDKDGVITGVFCFLQLASHELQQALNIQRLCEQTALKRLRALGYIKRHVQNPLSGIIFSRRLLERTELGIEQREILLTSLHCQKQISKVLEESDLDKIIDGFIDLEMVEFTLHEVLKVSISQVMIKSKGKAIQIVNETVEEAMSETLYGDSLRLQQVLADFLLLSVSYAPAGGQLIISTNLTKDQLGKSVHLVHLEFRITYAGGGIPESLLNEMFGSEEEASEEGFSLLISRKLVKLMNGDVRYMREAGKSSFIITVELAAAHKTSM, encoded by the exons ATGTCTTCCTCTAGACCTAGCCAGTCTTCTAGCAACTCTGGGCGGTCAAGACATAGCACCAGAATTATTGCTCAAACATCTGTTGATGCAAAACTCCATGCTGATTTTGAGGAATCTGGGAATTCATTCGACTACTCAAGTTCAGTGCGTGTCTCTAGTGACGTTAGTGGAGATCACCAACCTAGGTCAGACAAAGTTACAACAGCTTATCTCCACCACATACAGAAAGGGAAGCTTATCCAACCATTTGGTTGCTTATTGGCCTTAGATGAAAAAACATTCAAGGTTATTGCTTATAGTGAAAATGCCCCTGAAATGTTGACCATGGTCAGTCATGCTGTCCCAAGCATGGGGGATTACCCTGTTCTTGGCATAGGGACAGATGTGAGGACTATTTTCACTGCACCTAGTGCTTCTGCACTGTTGAAGGCCTTGGGCTTTGGGGAAGTTACACTTCTTAATCCCATCCTAGTGCATTGCAAGACTTCTGGAAAACCCTTTTATGCAATTGTGCATCGTGTTACTGGAAGCTTAATCATTGACTTTGAGCCTGTGAAGCCTTATGAAGTTCCAGTAACAGCAGCTGGAGCCCTACAATCATATAAACTTGCCGCCAAAGCAATTACTAGATTGCAGTCCTTGCCTAGTGGGTGCATGGCTAGGCTTTGTGACACAATGGTTCAAGAAGTTTTTGAACTAACTGGTTATGATAGAGTCATGGCTTATAAATTCCATGATGATGATCATGGGGAAGTGATCTCTGAAGTCACAAAGCCTGGTCTTGAGCCATATCTTGGTTTGCATTATCCGGCCACTGACATTCCTCAAGCCGCACGCTTTTTGTTCATGAAAAATAAAGTCCGCATGATTGTTGATTGTCGTGCAAAACATTTAAAAGTCCTCCAAGATGAGAAATTACAGTTTGATCTAACTTTATGTGGTTCAACATTAAGGGCTCCACACAGTTGCCACTTACAGTATATGGAAAACATGAACTCTATAGCCTCTTTGGTTATGGCAGTTGTGGTTAATGAAGGGGATGAAGATGCCGAGGGCCCTGCTTTGCAGCAACAAAAGAGAAAGAGACTATGGGGGTTAGTAGTATGTCATAATACAAGTCCCAGATTTGTTCCTTTTCCTCTTAGGTATGCTTGTGAGTTTCTTGCTCAAGTATTTGCTATTCACGTGAACAAGGAATTGGAGTTGGAAAATCAAATTATAGAGAAAAATATTCTGCGTACACAGACACTCTTGTGCGACATGCTAATGCGTGATGCTCCTTTAGGTATTGTGTCAAGGAGTCCTAACATAATGGATCTTGTGAAATCTGATGGGGCTGCCTTGTTATATAAGAACAAAATTTGGCGATTGGGCATGACACCCAGTGACTTTCATTTGCGGGACATTGCCTCGTGGCTTTCAGAATATCATATGGATTCAACAGGGTTGAGTACTGACAGCTTGTATGATGCAGGATATCCTGGAGCTCTTGCTTTAGGTGATGAAGTATGTGGGATGGCTGCTGTGCGGATAACTACTAATGATATGATTTTTTGGTTTCGGTCTCACACTGCTTCAGAGATTCGGTGGGGTGGAGCAAAGCATGAACATGGTGAGAAGGACGACGGCAGAAAAATGCATCCAAGATCATCTTTCAAGGCTTTCCTTGAAGTAGTGAAAACAAGAAGTTTGCCTTGGAAGGACTACGAAATGGATGCAATCCACTCTTTACAACTGATCCTTAGAAATACTTTTAAAGATACAGATACAGATGAAATAAATCGAAAATCAATTCAAATGACACTTGGTGACCTAAAAATTGAAGGGAGGCAAGAATTGGAATCAGTAACAAGTGAAATGGTCAGGTTAATTGAGACAGCTACTGTGCCGATTTTAGCAGTTGATGTAGATGGGTCAATTAATGGGTGGAATACAAAGATTGCTGAATTGACTGGACTCCCTGTGGATAAAGCTATTGGCAAGCATTTGCTTACGTTAGTGGAAGATACTTCTGTAGAAGTTGTCAAGAAAATGTTGTATTTGGCATTGCAAG GACAAGAAGAGCAAAACGTTCAATTTGAGATCAAGACGCATGGTTCTCATATTGAGGTTGGCTCGATCAGGCTTGTTGTAAATGCTTGTGCAAGTAGGGACTTGCGTGAAAATGTTGTGGGGGTGTGTTTTGTAGCACAAGATATCACTGGTCAGAAGATGGTTATGGACAAGTTCACTCGATTAGAAGGTGATTACAAAGCTATTGTACAAAATCCCAATCCATTAATCCCTCCAATATTTGGTTCAGATCAATTTGGATGGTGCTCAGAGTGGAATCCTGCAATGACAAAAGTAACTGGGTGGTCACGTGAAGAAGTAATTGATAAGATGCTTTTAGGAGAGGTTTTTGGCGCGCACAAGTCATGTTGTCGTTTAAAGAATCAAGAAGCTTTTGTTAATCTTGGGGTTGTTTTGAACAATGCCATGAGTGGTCAAGATCCTGAAAAGGTTTCTTTTGGCTTCTTTGCTCGGAACGGGATGTACGTGGAATGTCTTCTGTGTGTCAATAAGATCTTGGATAAGGATGGGGTCATTACTGGGGTTTTTTGCTTTCTGCAGCTTGCTAGTCATGAGTTGCAACAAGCACTAAATATCCAACGATTATGTGAGCAGACTGCTTTGAAGAGATTGAGAGCATTGGGATACATAAAAAGACACGTACAAAATCCTCTTTCTGGGATAATCTTTTCGAGAAGATTATTGGAACGTACCGAGTTGGGAATAGAACAAAGGGAAATTCTGCTTACTAGCTTACACTGTCAAAAGCAAATCTCCAAGGTTCTGGAAGAGTCTGACCTTGATAAAATTATCGACGG GTTCATTGATCTGGAAATGGTGGAGTTTACATTGCATGAAGTATTGAAGGTATCAATCAGTCAAGTAATGATAAAGAGCAAAGGAAAGGCTATCCAGATAGTTAATGAGACTGTAGAAGAGGCCATGTCCGAGACCTTATATGGTGATAGTTTGAGGCTTCAACAAGTCTTGGCAGATTTTCTATTGCTATCAGTTAGTTATGCGCCAGCAGGAGGCCAACTGATAATTTCAACCAACTTGACCAAGGACCAATTAGGAAAGTCGGTTCATCTCGTGCATTTGGAATTCAG GATAACGTATGCTGGAGGCGGTATACCCGAATCGTTGCTGAACGAGATGTTTGGTAGTGAGGAGGAGGCTTCTGAGGAGGGTTTTAGTCTACTCATCAGTAGAAAACTAGTGAAGCTAATGAATGGAGATGTAAGATACATGAGGGAAGCAGGTAAGTCAAGCTTCATCATAACTGTTGAGCTTGCTGCTGCACACAAGACAAGTATGTAG